A genomic region of Conger conger chromosome 6, fConCon1.1, whole genome shotgun sequence contains the following coding sequences:
- the LOC133131673 gene encoding C-signal-like: MNPGIYNSVLITGSNRGIGLELVRQLAESVTSPSQIFAGCRDPGGPRSKALQDLAQKHSNLITVIPLDTTDPVSIKEASQVVGRKLSGGSLSLLINNAGMNIPGNLQQTGMKEMVDVYTTNVVGPMLVAKEFLPYMQRASALPGSQMPVIINVSSIMSSIEKCHERFSKSPAYAYRTSKAALNMLTRCMAEELKKDGILVTALHPGLVKTDMGGPQAHLTVVESVSGMLRVISSLTSEHSGTLLDWEGKGIPW, translated from the exons ATGAACCCAGGGATATACAACAGCGTGCTGATCACTGGGTCCAACCGGGGAATTGGACTTGAGCTAGTACGGCAGCTGGCCGAATCAGTGACCTCTCCATCTCAGATCTTTGCTGGTTGCCGCGATCCTGGAGGACCCAGGTCAAAG GCCTTGCAAGACCTCGCACAGAAACACTCAAATCTGATCACAGTCATCCCCTTGG ACACCACGGACCCCGTCAGTATTAAAGAGGCCTCCCAGGTTGTGGGGAGAAAACTCAGTGGTGGCAGCCTGAGCCTGCTGATCAACAATGCTGGGATGAACATCCCGGGAAATCTACAGCAGACAGGCATGAAGGAAATGGTAGATGTGTACACCACCAACGTGGTGGGACCCATGCTCGTTGCCAAA GAGTTTCTGCCATACATGCAGAGAGCTTCTGCCTTGCCTGGATCTCAGATGCCTGTCATCATTAATGTCTCCAGCATAATGTCCTCCATAGAGAAGTGCCATGAGAGATTCAGCAAGTCTCCCGCATACGCCTACCGCACCAGCAAG GCTGCTCTAAACATGCTCACACGGTGCATGGCAGAGGAATTAAAGAAGGATGGGATCTTGGTCACAGCTCTCCACCCTGGCTTGGTTAAAACAGACATGGGTGGCCCACAG GCACACTTGACGGTTGTGGAGAGCGTTAGTGGAATGCTGCGAGTGATTTCATCTCTCACAAGCGAGCACAGCGGAACTCTGCTGGACTGGGAGGGGAAAGGGATCCCCTGGTGA